The Terriglobus sp. TAA 43 sequence CCACGGAACCCGCCTTGGAAATGATGGCGTGCAGCACAACCGAACCGGAAACGTGGGCCGCCTTAGCGATCGGCGGATAGACCGGCTGCGTCTTCACCAGGATGTTTCCGGCAATAACACCACCGGAGATCTTGGCGGGACCCGTCGGCTTCGGCGGAGCAGCCTTCACCACAGGAGTGGGGGCAGCACCCAGACCGAGACCGCCCATGATGCCACCAGCGGAACCCGAACCGGAACCCATGCCTGCGCCAGCAACACCAGCAACGTTAGCCGGCGGCGGCGGATCTTCATGGGTCATATCGATCTTCTTAGGAATCTTGGTAGGCGCGGTAAACGCGTCCAGGGCCTGAACAACCTTGGTCACCTTTACCACCTGTGCCGGTGGCGGTGGCGGAGGTGGAGGTGGAGGCGGAGGTGGTGCCGTCAGCATCGCCGTCATGGCGGTCTTCGGCAGCGCTTCCGGGTAGAGGAGCGGGATCAGAATCATCACCAGGACAATGGCCAGGTTGAAGCCTGCCGTTACCCACATCCAACGGCCAGACTTCGACTTCAGCTTGCCGGATGACTCCACCAAAGAATCTTCAAACATATGCAACCCCGATCTACGAGAGGTAAAGCTGCGACTGTAGACACCGCATGTTTCTGTTTTGTTCCCGATGCCTAAAAACTTTTTTTCAGACGCAGACCAAGCCACTACTTCCAAAGAAAACAGTGCGATCTGCCAGCGAGAATTGGATACTAACCCGCTGGAATTACATCTGGCAAATCCACAGCCTGACTCTGCTCCACGAACGGTGCAGACAGTGAATCGTTTCAATGCTGGTGTTTCACGTTATCAGCGTTTCTGCGATATCTTCTGAGGCATCGTTCCCACAATTCTGCTGAAGTCTCCGAGGCTCTGTTGATGAATCTCCGTCTCACGCTCGCCGCTGTTTCTCTGCTAAGCCTTTCTGTGTCCGCGCAAACCAAACGCACCACAGCAGGGGTCGACTTCCAGCAACACGGTAAGCCCCTGGCAAAGCAAACCGCAGATCCGCAGATTGCCTCGGCCCTGCGTGATGTATCGCCGACAGAGATGCGCAAGACGATTGAAGCCCTGGTGAGCTTTCGCAACCGCAATACTGCTGGTGGGGGCGACACCACATTGCCTCCACATGTCGGAGTAGACGCTGCCGCGGCATGGATTCGCGAGCGTTTTGAAGCCATCAGCAAGGACTGCGGAAATTGTCTGGAAATTCACGAGGACGTTTACACGCAGCCTGCCCAGCCCGGCCCTCGCGGACGCATCATCAAGCCCACGCCGCTGAAGAGCATTTACGCAGTAATGAAGGGCACCAGCGATCCCGACCGGCGGGTTCTCGTTACCGGTCATTACGACAGCTTCTTCACCCGCGACATGCAGAACGTACGCGATGAAGCGCCCGGCGCCAACGACGACGCCAGCGGCACAGCCGTGTCATTGGAATGCGCACGTGTGCTCACAAAGCATCGCTTTCCCGCCACCATTGTTTTTGCCACGGTCACCGGCGAAGAGCAGGGCTTGCTCGGCAGTCGCCATCTCGCACAGACGGCGAAGAAAGAAGGCTGGAATCTTGAGGCTGTTCTGAACAACGACATCGTTGGCGGTGACACCACACCTGCTGATCTGGCCAATGAAGATAAGCACCGCGTTCGTGTCTTCTCAGAAGGTATCTCTCTGGCCGCAACGCCAGAAGAGACGCAGAAGATTCTCACCGCAGGCTATGAAAGCGATTCATCATCGCGTCAACTTGCGCGCGCAGTAGCCGATGTCGCCCGCACGTACACCGAACCCGCTCCTCCGAAGGCCACAGACGCACTGAAGCCCACGTTAGTCTTCCGGCTCGATCGCTATGGCCGCGGAGGCGATCACTCTTCCTTTAATCGCGAAGGCTTCACCGGCGTTCGTTTTACGGAATGGCGCGAAAACTTTGATCATCAGCATCAAGTCGTTCGCGTGGAGAACGGAACGCAGTTCGGCGATCTGATCCAGTTCGACGACTTCCCCTACATGGCGCGCGTCGCTCGTCTGAATGCAGCCACGCTGGCCACATTGGCCACTGCGCCAGCTATCCCCGAGAAGGTACAGTTCAAAGCGGGTGGCCTGAACAACGACACCACCATCACCTGGACTTCCTCCGCAGACGCACATGATGAAGTTGTATGGCGGGAAACCAGCGCGCCGGACTGGCAGTTCAGCGCACCTGTCGCTTCGTTTCAACTCACCGCAGACGGCAACGCGAAAACCATGACGCTGCCTGTATCCAAAGACAACGTCATCCTCGCCATCCGAAGCTGCGACGGAAAAGGACATTGCAGCCCGGCTGCTGCGCCATTGCCGAAGTAAATAGGTATAGCGAACCCCAGCAATGTACGAATCGTGGGGGTGCTCCAGGGAAGTCGCGTTTGCATCCATTGCCCAATTGAGAAGGGCAATATGGGGTTATCCAGATAGACCTTAGTGGGTGGTCTGCAACCGTAGCGGCGCTGTGAAATCAAGCGCCACGCTGGATCCTTCCGGCTCACCGTCCCATCCAGGCAAATCGAAAACTTCGTCTGAGTGCGCGTTGCCGCTCGCCGCAAGGGGAAGATCGTGTTGCGCAGCCAGCGCTTGGCGAGCGTGTCGGCGCATCGATCCGCGTTGCAGGCTCAGGGTGGGTTCGGTCAACAGGAGAAATCCGCGTCCACAAACGGGGCATTGGACGTCAAATGCGGTCTCTGTAGCAATGCAAGGAATATGCATTTCCTGACTCTTTTCTGTTTCGGTCCACTCATTTCGCGGTGGACCTGTTACGTGGACGACCGTAGATATGACCCCATCCAACAACGCGGGTATCACTCCGGCCGACGAACATCGTCTGTTGCCACTCAGTGCATCCCGGGTTCTGCAACCCAGTCAAAATCAAACCCTTCAGCGGTGTGTTGCGAGTCCTCGTGCTGACGACGCAGCATCCGTTGAACTGACTCACGAACCGCCACTCGTTCTTGCGAGATAAGGCGGTCTCCGTAGAGGAGAAATCCTTGACCGCAAACCGTGCAGCGTACATCGCTGCTGAGGTTCGACGGGCGACATGCAATCGGCATAGTCGTAGTGCTCCGAAGAAATTCAGCGACAGCCTGGGAGAAGTGCCACGAGTGGCTGCCTGAAATCCACACTAGGCCTCCCAACAACACATGCCCATGCCCCATACGGAACGGGGTCTCTACAACCTTCGAGCAGTCTCCTGCCACGTTCGCGGACAAGCGTGGCCGATACTGCGACAATTGGGAAAAACAGGCGCGCCAGATCACGCCACGCTTCAGATCGGGCGCCTGTGTTCGATAAAAATCGCGTGCCTTTGCGGCGAATCAGCCTTTTAAATTGGGCCCTACTGCCATCACAAAGTACTTCGCCGGCACCGTGCCGACATTTTTGAGGCCGTGTAGCTTCATGCTGCTCGCATACAGAATGTCGCCTGCCTCTGCCGGTTCCCACTTGCCATCGATCAGCCACTCCACTTTGCCTTCGCGCAGGAACAGCCACTCAGAGTGCATGTGCTGATGCGGCGGATGCGGCGCCATCCCCGGCAGCAACATCGTGTTGTGCATCTCCACGCCTTCGCCTGTAGGCAGCACACCTTGGCAAACCGCCTGCGATGATCCTGTCTTCCCGCTATGAATGGGCAGCTCGCGGCCATTGAAGATGTGGTTATCTGAAAAAATCTTTGTTCCGGCAGCAATCTTCGCAGGATCGGGCTTGGATTCAGTCGCAGCGGCAGGCGCTGCCTGTTGTGCAACACCAGATAGTTCGGCAAAGAAAGCAAGGGCGGGCAAACTCAGGCATAGATCGCGGCGTGTGGAATTCATGCGCGAAAGCATACGCCGTTGCACGGGATTCAAGGAAGTTTGAAACCAGTGTTACAGAGCGGCTCCCATCTTCCGTGCCTCGAAATAGTGGTTTTCGCCCACGTCCTCAAACTCCGCCACCACTGAGAGCCCCGCTGATGCGAGTTGCCTTCGATATTCTTCCCCACCCAATGAAACCGACCGCAACCCGCTCATCTGATCGATCCACGTGCATGCGGGCAAAGGCGCGGTGAACAACAGGCGCCCACCCACATTCAGAATCTCTGCGAACTTCCGCAGCAGACGTGCCTGTTCGTCGACGGTCATCAGGAAGATCACGCCGACAGCAAGCACCGCGTCGAACTTGCGTCCAAAACAATCCGACTTGAGCACAGACGCACACGTGACGGGTATCCCGGGCAGGTTCCGTTGAAATGCGGCAACGAACGATGGAGCA is a genomic window containing:
- a CDS encoding energy transducer TonB, with product MFEDSLVESSGKLKSKSGRWMWVTAGFNLAIVLVMILIPLLYPEALPKTAMTAMLTAPPPPPPPPPPPPPAQVVKVTKVVQALDAFTAPTKIPKKIDMTHEDPPPPANVAGVAGAGMGSGSGSAGGIMGGLGLGAAPTPVVKAAPPKPTGPAKISGGVIAGNILVKTQPVYPPIAKAAHVSGSVVLHAIISKAGSVEQLSVVSGPEMLRANAIAAVQQWKYKPYLLNGEPTEVDTTITVNFTFGG
- a CDS encoding M20/M25/M40 family metallo-hydrolase, giving the protein MNLRLTLAAVSLLSLSVSAQTKRTTAGVDFQQHGKPLAKQTADPQIASALRDVSPTEMRKTIEALVSFRNRNTAGGGDTTLPPHVGVDAAAAWIRERFEAISKDCGNCLEIHEDVYTQPAQPGPRGRIIKPTPLKSIYAVMKGTSDPDRRVLVTGHYDSFFTRDMQNVRDEAPGANDDASGTAVSLECARVLTKHRFPATIVFATVTGEEQGLLGSRHLAQTAKKEGWNLEAVLNNDIVGGDTTPADLANEDKHRVRVFSEGISLAATPEETQKILTAGYESDSSSRQLARAVADVARTYTEPAPPKATDALKPTLVFRLDRYGRGGDHSSFNREGFTGVRFTEWRENFDHQHQVVRVENGTQFGDLIQFDDFPYMARVARLNAATLATLATAPAIPEKVQFKAGGLNNDTTITWTSSADAHDEVVWRETSAPDWQFSAPVASFQLTADGNAKTMTLPVSKDNVILAIRSCDGKGHCSPAAAPLPK
- a CDS encoding cupin domain-containing protein, which gives rise to MNSTRRDLCLSLPALAFFAELSGVAQQAAPAAATESKPDPAKIAAGTKIFSDNHIFNGRELPIHSGKTGSSQAVCQGVLPTGEGVEMHNTMLLPGMAPHPPHQHMHSEWLFLREGKVEWLIDGKWEPAEAGDILYASSMKLHGLKNVGTVPAKYFVMAVGPNLKG
- a CDS encoding bifunctional 2-polyprenyl-6-hydroxyphenol methylase/3-demethylubiquinol 3-O-methyltransferase UbiG codes for the protein MDHSNGYEAISAEWIARRGSDAGRVRAIGVDEVRRWARTLPVGSSVIDIGCGPGFPLTAMLVEEGLQVYGLDAAPSFVAAFQRNLPGIPVTCASVLKSDCFGRKFDAVLAVGVIFLMTVDEQARLLRKFAEILNVGGRLLFTAPLPACTWIDQMSGLRSVSLGGEEYRRQLASAGLSVVAEFEDVGENHYFEARKMGAAL